In Podarcis muralis chromosome 14, rPodMur119.hap1.1, whole genome shotgun sequence, one genomic interval encodes:
- the ANTKMT gene encoding adenine nucleotide translocase lysine N-methyltransferase, translating to MDPEDAEELAAELHGKPVDVWDLLQIAAGTGLTAYVVWAGILMPGFRKVPLKLQVPYVPANANQVENVMSLLKGRSGKMVDLGSGDGRIVLEAYKQGFRPAVGYELNPWLLRLSSYRAWKAGCYGKVSYCRDDLWKVDLSDCKNVTVFLAPSVLQLLERKLLVELPDEARVVAGRFPLPNWTPTSMAGEGLNRVWAYDIKTVRQSEQDRPEGSPV from the exons ATGGATCCTGAGGATGCTGAAGAATTGGCAGCTGAGTTGCACGGAAAGCCTGTGGATGTCTGGGACCTCTTGCAAATTGCAGCAGGCACTGGCTTGACCGCCTATGTTGTGTGGGCTGGAATTCTCATGCCAGGATTCCGCAAAGTGCCTTTAAAATTACAG GTGCCGTATGTCCCAGCAAATGCCAATCAAGTGGAGAATGTGATGTCGCTGCTGAAAGGACGCTCTGGGAAGATGGTGGATTTAGGGTCAGGCGATGGCAGAATT GTGCTAGAGGCTTACAAGCAAGGTTTCAGACCCGCTGTTGGCTATGAGCTCAATCCATGGCTGTTACGACTTTCAAGCTATCGTGCCTGGAAGGCCGGCTGCTatggaaaagtttcttactgtcGGGACGATCTTTGGAAG GTGGATCTGTCAGATTGTAAGAATGTCACTGTGTTCTTGGCACCTAGCGTG TTGCAGCTTCTGGAAAGGAAGCTGCTTGTGGAACTTCCGGATGAGGCCCGTGTGGTGGCTGgacgcttccccctccccaactggACACCCACCAGCATGGCTGGGGAAGGTTTGAACCGAGTCTGGGCCTACGACATCAAGACTGTACGGCAATCCGAGCAGGACAGACCAGAGGGAAGCCCGGTATAA